CCCCGACTCCAACATTTTATCAAAACATATGTATCAAagcaaaaaacattaaaaaattataattacattttccctaacattatatatatatatatatatatatatatatatatattttaaaggaTTCCCTATCATTATATAAAACCAAGGTTTAGTTATTTTTGTGAATCTTAAACTtctactaattttttaattagatccctaatttttttcaattgattccTATTTGCTTTTTAATTAGGTTCCTCCATTAgggacttatttttttaaaaaaaaagaaaaagaaatagaagctCAAGTTCCAATTGAAAAAACTTAATTCAATAACctaattgaaaattatcaaaaaatccAAAGATCTGCACATTGATTTAACCTAAAATCAACTGAACTTAAAAATATCGTGAAACCAGACATAAAAGataatttcaatatatactttaaagagacaaacatattttattatatgaattaataaatttgaagtGAGAAAGCAAAGCAAAGGAGAGATGGCGAGACTCTTGGTGGTTCGATCCTTGGCGCTTCGGCATGTGATAAAGAATAGGGGTCGCCCACTCTTCTTCCACcgtcttcttctctctctcccttccAAATCCTCTCTCTTCGCCACCACCGCCACCGCCACTGCTTCCTCTCGGCTCTCTCTCCTCCCCTCCTTTCACCACTCTCGCTCCCTCTCCTCCGCCGCAggtccctctctctctctctctctcttacatTCTACGTCGTTTGGTTTTTTATATGTAGTAATAACTGAAAGTCCAATGTTGAATCATTTTTGCAGCTCCTTCCGACGTTGTCCTTGTTAATTCTGAGGAAGAGTTCAACAATATCCTCACCAAAGTCCAAGGTATGTGTTctctgtattttttattttttttatgatttctaGCATTTCACTCTGATACAGGTTTTCAAATGTACTCTATTGTGCTtttgttctgttattttcttatatgtatGTGAATAAATCAATGGAGAGAGCTGACTTCTCTTTTCTGATTAATTTCTGTCGAATAGATGACTCGTTGCATGCCATCTTCTATTTCACTGCGGCTTGGTGTGGACCTTGTAAGTTCCTGtgacttttctttttgtgttgTTGACTCACATAATTGATAAAGTCATcgtataattttaattgaaaggaATATTTGGTGTATGATACCAAACACTAAATTACGCTGAACTCAAAAGAAGCATGCTTTGTGATGTACTAAAAACTGGAGATTCTGATAGTAGGTTTTGTCTAATAAGATTATGTTCCTAACCCCCTCATCTTCATGAATGCTCAAATTGAAAAATCCCCATGAGATCTCTTTATTGAAAACTTCAAATTTGCAAACAAGATTTCTGCCTGTTCTGGTCGTAATCAGTCTTTTGTTTAATCTGTCATTATGCTTGTGTTAAAATTATGTGGATGACACATGTAATGCCCATTGACAATCTGCTGAGAGGTGGTGTTCGTGCTTcatcatttgtattttattttttctctagcTGTTGTATTCTAAAGAGAATTCTCACAATTTTTCTGGTTTCTGTTTAGGCAGGTTTATTTCTCCTATAGTTGGGGAGCTCAGTAAGAAGTACCCTCATGTAACAACATATAAGATAGACATTGATCAGGTATGAAATAAACCAATTTGTCAAATTTAGCCTTTCACTAATTTCATTGGCAACCCTTAGGTTTTTTGTTTTGAGGATCTGGTGGTTtctccctttttgtttttggttttccaTTAGTTTTTTGCatgttaaaattatgtttttgtatTGACGTCAAAATTTTCTTGCTTTATGGTATCAAGAGTTTGCTATGTACCAAGGTGGCTTAATCAaccattactttttttttccatctacCCAGGAAGCAATTCAAGGCACACTGGGCAAGCTGCAGATTTCATCTGtggtaatttatttaacattttgttAGAAATTTATGTGTTCAGATAGTGTTTGTGGCAATGAAAACTTTTTCACATATGTATACAGCATGATCTGGTTGTTGCATGTGAATCATGTTAGGTATTCATTAAAGGAATATGGCTGAGAAATTTGAAACTTCTCTCCAGCTATTTAGTTGTCGTTTTTATAAATGCATGtctctttttgtttgtttacatCTTTCGGGTGTTGCTTCAATGACCTCTGTTatattaaactttcttttgtctTCCTTTTGCTCCTTCAATagattattatttcattaatgaAATGGTGAAAACATAATGTGGGATAGACTTTTAAATCTTTTGATCATAGATGTCATACTCATATTCTAAGACCTAGTTGTAATTTGTATAAATACATGCTCAATTAGGTAAGCTATGTTTTCATTGTCAATTGTCTTTAATGTGCCTTATCAGTTTAAATGTGAACTGATTTATGTGTCATTAAACAAGTGTGCTACAGTAGCATTGATTTTAATATCAATTTGTAATTATGGAGTCACTGAAGATTTTGGCAATTTCAGACCATAAATCTCTGCAAAGCTTTTGGTAACATGAAATTCATGACTTGAACTTTTAAGATTTTATCTCTTCCCTTGCTTGATAACTTTCATGTAAATTAAGGGTGATTCTGGCTTGTTTCTTCTGTCATTAATGACATGCACTGGTTGAACCCCGAGTGATTcagttgtttatatataaataaagacatgtgtcatttctttctctctctctctttttttttttttaaattcagtgGAGACACCCAAGAATTTGCTTTATAATGTCTGCCCTTGCAAACTTGTATCTTAAATGTTTCTTCGCTGCAATATACCTCCTCCcataataacaatatttttaccTTCTGCAGCCAACACTTCATTTCTTTCAGAATGGGAAAAAGGCTGATGAGCTTATAGGCGCTGATGTTGCGCGATTGAACCATATCACAGAGAAACTTTTCAAGTAATCCTTCAGAGTTAGCTTCATGTTATGCTTTCTAAATATGATGCATTCACTGTGAGGCTGTTGTTTTCCTCCTTCCATTAGGTTTAACGTTGGTGGCTTTTCAAGTTGTAATGTTCTGTTCTGGATGTGATTACTGATCTGTTATATATTGTTGCTTacatttgttttccttttgtaaTTATACATTTAGGTTTGGACAGGTCGCACACATATTCAAACCTACAAATTTACAATTACAATATATGCATGTGTAAAACATTCTTGCTTTGTAATTTCACTCACTGTAATCACTTGATCACTCCATTGCCTAGGTTGGCCCCCCTGCCACTCAAAAGAAACATTCTGTTTCAATCAATTGATATGCTTCTGCTTCTCACTGGATTTTTTGGCCagcataaaattttattgtcatATATATGTTGAATTTTGGCTAACTAAGCTTTCTGTGTTTCAGGAAGGACTGACTTTGAATTTTGAGCCGGGAATGATGATTGCTGAATGGACGATGAAGAGCTGTGGTTGCTTAGAGACTGTCTAGGCGTCCCTTTTGATATGCTGGCGTCTATGGCTTGGTTTAATATTGAAGTGTTTTGTGTAGGTCTGTAAGACATGGGATATTTGTTATACGTAATTTTATATAGAAGGAATATTGAGAAGTTGAAAATTCTTAAAACTTACATCATTCTAATTTATCTTCTATATTACCCTTAATACTTAATTGCTGTATTGTAGGATTCATagttttcatgttttctttcatggtTTTTGAgcgtcatttaaaaaaaatgatcatttgaGGTCAAGCTTTGTTCATTCCGAGCGACCTAGTACTATGCGAAATACAATACGAGTTTCGTCTCAGGTGGACTTGCTTGTCCAAATCATCAACCTGAacgtctttttttttccttgcgtATACTTTCCCAACTAAGTTTCTTTAGGCTCTGCACACCACAAGGGTTTAACGaacgaaaaacaaaaactttaaaTGTTATATAGATATTTTCTCAACTGCAGAGAAGGTgcatgaaatttatataaaataagctacaaaaataaaataaagaataaaagaatgatTGCAATGAATACAATTTCAGCATTCTCTGTCTTTGGTTTCAATCATCGTTAATGTCTTGTATACGTACAAATAGAACCTTGATAGTTGAAGATTGTAGACTTGGAGCTCTGAGagattaatattttgatttgcatAAAATCTATGCAGACattgaatatgttttttttattattattgatttgcatcaaatatatttaaatttaaatttaatgtatacatgaaaaaaaaatcttaattatatttcttttatatcaaaacattattcatttttttaatttgaaagtataaaatattatatttttattaaccgATAACATACTAGAACAAATACTTtttgtttattcttttataattattgtttttcatgTTAACATactcttaaatatttaaatttaatatttacaatttttatacaatgatatttaaaagaaatctatcttaaatatttaaatttaatatttacaatttttatataatgatattttaaaaaaatctatcaaaacattcttattttttaatttgaaagtataaaaatataatttttaagcaaatatatattttacatatattgcATTAATCCATAATTTCATAGGTTGCATGGAAAATCATATTCAAACAAATTCATTTGGgtgatttcattttataataattgttttttatgtcaagagaatatatatatatatatatatatatatatatatatatatatataagtgagggTATATTTATCGTTTCAATATATATggtttttttgttacatttcaATATATATGATTACTATATAATAGCAATATCATCtggatattatataaaaaataacaatcttAATATAGATTCAAActaaatcaattaatatatacgtaaaaaataatgaatctgATATAATCTTAATAAGCAAGAAAATATATATCCGTAAAACcttttagttttgaaaacaaatcaATCTGAAAAGAAATTTGTGTAATAGTTGGAGCAATTACTTTGATTATCTTAGACGTTATTAGAAAAAAGTGCTTTAAAATTGAGGATCCTATATAATATCAATGtgttaaacaaatatatattttacatgtGTTGTGTCAAATCATATTTACATACTCGAATATTTTACATGTGTTGAGAattaatttggtttcatgccgggaaggtcgaccatggaagcgatttatttattacggcgggtgatggagcaatatcgcatggcccaacaagacttgcacttgatttttattgacttggagaaagcgtatgatagagtgcctagagagattttgtggaaagctctagagaagaaaggggttagggttgcatatattcgagctatccaagatatgtatgatagggtatcgactagtgttaggacatagggtggagagtcagacgattttcccatcacaattggtttacatcaagggtcaacccttagcccctacctttttaccttaattctggatgtcctcacggaacaaatccaagagatagcgccgagatgcatgctttttgcagatgacatagtcc
This genomic interval from Glycine max cultivar Williams 82 chromosome 5, Glycine_max_v4.0, whole genome shotgun sequence contains the following:
- the LOC100799935 gene encoding thioredoxin O1, mitochondrial isoform X1; the encoded protein is MARLLVVRSLALRHVIKNRGRPLFFHRLLLSLPSKSSLFATTATATASSRLSLLPSFHHSRSLSSAAAPSDVVLVNSEEEFNNILTKVQDDSLHAIFYFTAAWCGPCRFISPIVGELSKKYPHVTTYKIDIDQEAIQGTLGKLQISSVPTLHFFQNGKKADELIGADVARLNHITEKLFKKD
- the LOC100799935 gene encoding thioredoxin O1, mitochondrial isoform X2, whose translation is MARLLVVRSLALRHVIKNRGRPLFFHRLLLSLPSKSSLFATTATATASSRLSLLPSFHHSRSLSSAAAPSDVVLVNSEEEFNNILTKVQDDSLHAIFYFTAAWCGPCRFISPIVGELSKKYPHVTTYKIDIDQEAIQGTLGKLQISSVPTLHFFQNGKKADELIGADVARLNHITEKLFK